The Gossypium arboreum isolate Shixiya-1 chromosome 6, ASM2569848v2, whole genome shotgun sequence DNA window GGAAACAATGAAGCGCCACCATGATGCTCGTTTAAAGCAACacaagcaatttgaagttggagatcttgtcctgctATATAACTCAAGGTTCAAATTGTTTGCTaggaagcttaaatcacgatggtcaggtcctttcgtagttCAAACCATCTTttcatatggcacagtagaggtaagtcacccaaccCAAGACGCTTTCAAGGTAAATGAACATCGTCTTAAACTTTATAATAATGAGGATTTTAAAGACAAtagagaggagctacggctcTGCAAACCTGCCTAAACATACCCACAAGGTAAAGTTGAGCATAGACTCTAAATAAATGATCCttaggaggcaacccgagcactaaccccactaaataactttagtttatttttctaattttttcataTAAATTAACTGCAGGTATTTTTGGCACACAcggcatggcacacgggcgtgccttaggccatgTGCTCACCACGGCTAGAAGACACAGGCTTGGCCATGGCCGTGCTAAAATGGGACAACCATTTTCCCCAAGACAGGATGACACACGGGCTGTGATAAATAGCCACAGCCGTGTGCATCACACGGCtacgggacacgggcgtgtcccaaactgTGGTGAAATTGCACTTTAATTCCCCAAAAAATCAATAGTGGCACGGCATACATTAAATCACCACGGCCATACGAGGTAGCCGTGGAAAGCACACGGTcatgaacacgggcgtgcctgaGGCTGTATGGGAACTTGCACAAACAACTGAAACTTTCAACAAGTCAGAATACAACACGGAAGTATGCCACAGCCGTGTCCAAAAGCCGTGCGCAATGCGGAttactagacacgggcgtgttggacCTACCACGAGCGTGAGAGAAGCGAATGAAGCACTACATGGCTGTGCGATgtggccgtgtgggtcacacagcctagacacacgggggtGTCCACAGGCCGTGTGCGATACTGACTTAAATCATCAGACCACAAGTACAAGTCATGAACACGGACGTGGTATAccaaacacgggcgtgggagaagtgaaggaACGTGCACACGACTATGCGACGTGGCCATGCACACCACGTGGCCGTGTgcaccacacggcctgggcacacgagcatgtctaaGGGGCCGTGTGCGACACTAacttaaaatttcatgaaaaacacgGGCTAGGAGCACACCCTACGTCCGTGTGGACCAACACGGGGTTGGCACGACCATGGCCCCTTTTATTCCCCTCCCCTAACCT harbors:
- the LOC108484760 gene encoding uncharacterized protein LOC108484760: MQLNELDEWRANAYENSRLYKETMKRHHDARLKQHKQFEVGDLVLLYNSRFKLFARKLKSRWSGPFVVQTIFSYGTVEVSHPTQDAFKVNEHRLKLYNNEDFKDNREELRLCKPA